A region from the Cannabis sativa cultivar Pink pepper isolate KNU-18-1 chromosome 9, ASM2916894v1, whole genome shotgun sequence genome encodes:
- the LOC115721748 gene encoding uncharacterized protein LOC115721748, giving the protein MGKKDQKVNINTRVETVLQLLKKQAPLTVKQEKFCNEACVERFLKSKGENVKKAVKQLRTCLSWRDSIGTENLIADEFSAELAEGVAYVAGHDEESRPVLIFRIKQDYQKFHSQKLFIRLLVFTLEVAIGTMPKNVEQFVLLFDASFFRSASAFMNLLLAALKIVAEYYPGRLYKSFVIDPPSLFSYLWKGVRPFVELSTVTTVVSSLDFEESLDFNDFTAYPRASSLRFDTSSSSSSIKTTSKVGACASSRFAFTVSHHFDSLKPWYLSLTDTSISKVGPTHGPTPLGPALISPLNARSFSFASPGARTPLGSIYEYGGGSARANRKSLFPSTPLPRRSSCIGTIDPTRTPNARTSRPTFLQSPALFFRKECHVSKTERSRESFVPFLKFYRRPYDEMVYRSKMRPPLGGLISIVSPHLRRRHVSVSQRF; this is encoded by the exons ATGGGAAAGAAAGACCAAAAAGTGAATATTAACACTAGAGTGGAAACTGTTCTCCAACTTCTCAAGAAACAAGCACCTCTAACAGTAAAACAG GAGAAGTTTTGTAATGAGGCATGTGTTGAGAGGTTTTTGAAATCCAAAGGAGAAAATGTTAAGAAGGCTGTCAAGCAACTAAGAACTTGTCTTTCATGGAGAGATAGTATAGGCACTG AGAACTTGATAGCAGATGAGTTTTCAGCTGAGCTTGCCGAAGGAGTTGCTTATGTTGCTGGTCATGATGAAGAATCTAGGCCTGTTTTG ATTTTCCGGATCAAGCAAGACTACCAGAAGTTTCACTCCCAGAAACT gttTATTCGTTTACTGGTTTTCACACTGGAAGTGGCCATTGGGACCATGCCAAAGAACGTGGAACAATTTGTTCTCCTTTTCGATGCAA GCTTTTTCAGGTCAGCATCggcttttatgaacttgttacTAGCAGCACTGAAAATTGTGGCCGAGTACTACCCAGGACGCCTTTATAAGTCTTTTGTCATAGACCCTCCTTCTCTCTTCTCCTACCTTTGGaag ggtgTGAGACCGTTTGTGGAGTTATCAACGGTGACGACGGTGGTATCCTCGTTGGACTTCGAGGAATCGTTGGATTTCAACGACTTCACGGCCTACCCGCGAGCCTCGTCCCTCCGATTCGACACGTCATCATCGTCGTCTTCGATCAAAACGACATCCAAAGTCGGGGCGTGCGCTTCGTCCCGATTCGCCTTCACCGTCTCCCACCACTTTGACTCTCTCAAACCCTGGTACCTCAGCCTGACCGACACGTCAATATCTAAAGTGGGCCCAACCCACGGCCCAACACCACTAGGCCCAGCTCTCATCTCACCACTCAACGCTCGCTCCTTCTCTTTCGCTTCACCCGGTGCAAGAACTCCACTCGGCAGCATCTACGAGTACGGCGGCGGCTCCGCCAGAGCCAACCGGAAGAGTCTCTTCCCTTCCACGCCGCTTCCACGGCGGAGCTCGTGTATCGGTACCATAGACCCGACCCGGACCCCGAACGCTAGGACCTCGAGGCCGACGTTTCTACAATCGCCGGCGTTGTTCTTCAGAAAGGAGTGCCACGTCAGCAAGACGGAAAGGTCTCGGGAGTCGTTCGTTCCTTTTTTGAAGTTTTACAGGAGGCCGTACGATGAGATGGTGTACAGGTCAAAGATGAGGCCCCCACTTGGTGGACTAATCTCCATCGTATCACCACATCTACGAAGGCGCCACGTGTCCGTATCTCAACGGTTCTAA